From the genome of Psychroserpens ponticola, one region includes:
- a CDS encoding cob(I)yrinic acid a,c-diamide adenosyltransferase: MKIYTKTGDKGTTALFGGTRVPKHHIRIESYGTVDELNSHLGLIRDQDINQHYKAVLMDIQDKLFTVGAILATDPEKSVLKNGKERLNIPKVSESHITKLEQEMDTMNEALPPMTHFVLPGGHQTVSFCHIARCVCRRAERLASALNDIEPFQPESLKYLNRLSDYLFVLARKLSYDLQAEEVKWIPQKES, encoded by the coding sequence ATGAAAATATATACAAAAACAGGTGATAAAGGGACTACTGCTCTTTTTGGTGGTACGCGTGTTCCTAAACATCATATTAGAATTGAAAGTTATGGAACCGTTGATGAACTCAATTCACATTTAGGACTCATAAGGGATCAAGACATAAACCAACACTACAAAGCGGTTTTGATGGATATTCAAGATAAATTATTTACAGTTGGTGCCATTTTAGCTACAGATCCCGAAAAATCTGTTTTAAAAAATGGAAAAGAACGCTTAAACATTCCGAAGGTTTCTGAATCACATATAACCAAACTAGAACAAGAAATGGATACCATGAACGAAGCATTGCCTCCAATGACACACTTCGTTCTACCTGGAGGACATCAAACTGTGTCATTCTGTCACATAGCACGTTGTGTTTGCAGAAGAGCCGAACGTTTAGCAAGTGCGCTTAACGATATCGAACCGTTTCAACCTGAAAGTTTGAAGTACTTAAACCGACTTTCTGACTACCTATTTGTATTGGCACGAAAGTTGTCTTATGACTTACAAGCCGAAGAAGTAAAATGGATTCCTCAAAAAGAATCTTAA
- a CDS encoding peptidoglycan DD-metalloendopeptidase family protein — MRVSLEALLKALPKCSIFDTDISKNQYVALDLSITNNTLKSINVTSSEALENYINSHIKSNGVQIAFGGYLETRNIYQRSNYFNNKNPETERNIHLGLDLWIAAKTPIYSPLDGVVHSFKNNTNFGDYGPTIILEHKIKGISFYTLYGHLSLASIQSLKVGQVFEKGDQIATLGDASVNGDYPPHLHFQIIKDIQDYVGDYPGVCSKQDLEFYRNNCPDPLFLLDF, encoded by the coding sequence ATGAGAGTGTCATTAGAAGCCCTATTGAAAGCATTACCTAAATGCTCAATATTTGACACGGATATTTCTAAAAACCAATATGTTGCTTTAGATTTATCTATAACCAACAATACGCTTAAATCAATTAATGTCACATCTTCGGAAGCATTAGAAAATTACATCAATAGCCATATCAAGTCTAATGGAGTGCAAATCGCTTTTGGTGGTTATCTTGAGACTAGAAATATTTACCAACGAAGCAATTATTTCAACAATAAAAACCCAGAAACCGAACGGAATATTCACTTAGGACTTGATTTGTGGATTGCTGCTAAAACACCAATTTATTCGCCTTTAGATGGTGTTGTGCATAGTTTTAAAAACAACACCAATTTTGGCGATTATGGTCCAACGATTATTCTTGAACACAAAATAAAAGGCATTAGTTTTTATACCTTGTATGGTCATTTGAGTTTAGCGTCTATTCAGAGTTTGAAAGTAGGACAGGTGTTTGAAAAAGGCGATCAAATTGCAACTTTGGGCGATGCTTCAGTTAATGGCGATTATCCACCACATTTGCATTTTCAGATTATAAAAGATATACAGGATTATGTTGGCGATTATCCTGGTGTTTGTTCAAAACAAGATTTGGAGTTTTATAGGAATAATTGTCCAGATCCTTTATTTTTGCTGGATTTTTAA
- a CDS encoding ABC transporter ATP-binding protein, producing the protein MSNVIEIRDIIRDFQLGEEIVHVLKGIDLDIELGDYVAIMGPSGSGKSTLMNLLGCLDTPTAGSYILNGNDVSTMSDDELADIRNTEIGFVFQTFNLLPRTTALDNVALPMVYAGMSKSDRNKRAEEVLTDVGLADRMDHKPNQLSGGQRQRVAVGRALVNKPSIILADEPTGNLDSKTGHEIMSLFDDIHKAGNTVIMVTHEEDIAAHAKRVIRLRDGLIESDTRN; encoded by the coding sequence ATGAGTAACGTCATTGAAATTAGAGACATCATTCGTGATTTTCAACTCGGAGAAGAAATAGTTCATGTTTTAAAAGGTATCGATTTAGATATCGAGCTTGGTGACTATGTTGCCATTATGGGACCTTCAGGCTCAGGAAAATCTACTCTAATGAACTTGTTAGGATGTTTAGATACTCCTACAGCAGGTTCCTATATTCTTAACGGAAATGATGTAAGCACAATGAGTGATGATGAACTCGCTGATATCAGAAATACCGAAATTGGTTTCGTATTTCAAACCTTTAACTTATTACCAAGAACAACTGCATTAGACAATGTAGCCTTACCAATGGTATATGCTGGAATGTCAAAATCGGATAGAAACAAACGTGCTGAAGAGGTTTTAACTGATGTAGGTCTTGCAGATCGTATGGATCATAAACCCAATCAACTTTCTGGAGGACAACGTCAACGTGTTGCTGTTGGTCGTGCCTTAGTAAATAAACCATCCATTATACTAGCAGATGAACCTACTGGAAATTTAGATTCTAAAACTGGCCATGAAATCATGTCTCTTTTTGACGACATACATAAAGCAGGAAATACTGTAATTATGGTAACTCACGAAGAAGATATTGCTGCACACGCTAAACGTGTGATTCGTTTAAGGGATGGTTTGATTGAAAGTGATACAAGAAATTAG
- a CDS encoding T9SS type A sorting domain-containing protein, whose translation MKIFYTLFLFFFSIALTQAQIVNIPDSELKLVLTSFNCVDIDNDGFPDADADTNDDGEIQVSEAEAVEYLILSGVIFDLTGLESFTNLKTFNAENADFYEIGFVGGIPQYTGIGILDLTFMSSVERILITTEYLTAIDVSGLTNLTHLQLFNVLYGSSQGVGVQPVPVNLQDCSNLLNLNMMNSLLDIDFCQVPTIEELNSFALDPSVGLINLNLNCLTNLRVLDISENQFDSLYLKNDSVIETFSGFSTFGNVLCVDDNQMELDSLGEMVNNFDTVTTTCEDADGSNVIFGFIDRNASTSGSEDCGTPTGSNDFVNPLRFNVMQNGESVSNFLPVNSGYYETPIGLDQGDYVVIPTVNFSDGYKVVPEQFNVSFATNNSEMFEQNLCMKPRVETVNGIEIKFFPYYYPPDPSLDRFDSYVVLTNTTNVNYTGSLRLNYDNNFTSPLDYDVFPDSESNGDTIWNSLTIDANDYIVIWLRIRYNSENDPDYPVIDGDQLVYDLFLTEQTNPTTESTESSFRLIQTINPDEEVLNVNDVSNQKPELDIYPNPSNEFINIEVNENILEITVFSMTGQLVNSVKYDQNNSKLIKMNISEFDQGIYFLSIKTSKSTFTEKIIKN comes from the coding sequence ATGAAAATATTTTACACTCTATTTTTATTCTTCTTTTCAATTGCTCTAACTCAAGCACAAATTGTTAATATACCCGATTCTGAATTAAAACTTGTTTTAACGTCATTTAATTGTGTAGATATTGATAATGATGGTTTTCCAGATGCAGATGCAGATACTAATGATGATGGTGAAATTCAAGTAAGTGAAGCAGAAGCTGTTGAATATCTAATTTTATCAGGAGTGATTTTTGATTTAACAGGTTTAGAATCCTTTACTAACCTCAAAACTTTTAATGCAGAAAATGCTGATTTCTATGAGATTGGATTTGTAGGAGGCATACCTCAATATACAGGTATAGGTATTTTAGATCTTACTTTTATGTCTAGTGTAGAGCGAATTTTAATTACTACTGAATATCTTACTGCAATTGATGTTTCTGGTTTAACCAACCTAACTCACCTTCAGTTGTTTAATGTTCTTTATGGAAGTTCTCAAGGAGTTGGAGTTCAACCCGTTCCTGTAAACCTTCAAGATTGTTCTAACCTGTTGAATCTAAATATGATGAATTCTTTATTAGATATAGATTTTTGTCAAGTACCAACTATCGAGGAATTGAATAGTTTTGCATTGGATCCATCTGTTGGACTAATTAATTTAAATCTCAATTGTTTAACTAATTTGAGAGTATTGGATATCAGTGAAAACCAATTTGATTCGTTATATCTTAAAAACGATTCAGTTATAGAAACATTTAGCGGCTTTAGTACTTTTGGTAACGTCTTATGTGTTGATGATAATCAGATGGAACTTGATAGTCTTGGTGAAATGGTTAATAATTTTGATACTGTGACTACAACTTGCGAAGATGCAGATGGTTCAAATGTCATTTTTGGATTTATTGATAGAAATGCATCTACTAGTGGTAGTGAAGACTGCGGAACTCCTACTGGATCTAATGATTTTGTAAATCCATTGCGATTTAATGTGATGCAGAATGGTGAGTCTGTTTCTAATTTTTTGCCTGTTAATTCTGGTTATTATGAAACACCTATTGGTTTAGATCAAGGTGATTATGTGGTAATTCCAACGGTTAATTTTTCAGATGGTTATAAGGTAGTTCCTGAACAATTTAATGTCTCTTTTGCGACAAATAATAGTGAAATGTTTGAACAGAATCTCTGTATGAAACCAAGGGTTGAAACCGTTAATGGGATTGAGATAAAGTTTTTTCCTTATTATTATCCGCCAGACCCAAGCCTAGATAGGTTTGATAGTTACGTAGTGCTAACCAATACGACTAATGTAAACTATACAGGAAGTTTAAGGCTTAATTACGATAATAATTTTACATCTCCTTTAGACTATGATGTATTTCCAGATAGTGAGTCTAATGGAGATACGATTTGGAATAGTTTAACTATTGATGCTAATGATTATATTGTCATTTGGTTACGAATACGCTATAATAGCGAAAACGATCCTGATTACCCAGTTATAGATGGAGACCAATTGGTATATGATTTGTTTTTAACAGAACAAACAAACCCAACTACTGAAAGTACAGAGTCAAGTTTTAGACTGATTCAAACCATTAATCCAGATGAAGAGGTTTTAAATGTCAATGATGTTTCAAATCAAAAACCTGAGTTAGATATTTATCCTAACCCTTCTAATGAGTTTATAAATATTGAGGTTAATGAAAATATTCTGGAGATTACAGTTTTTTCAATGACTGGACAGTTAGTGAACTCCGTAAAATATGACCAAAATAATTCGAAATTAATTAAAATGAATATTTCCGAATTTGATCAAGGAATTTACTTTTTATCTATAAAAACAAGTAAGTCTACATTTACTGAAAAGATAATCAAGAATTAA
- a CDS encoding RNA polymerase sigma factor — MLQSNIIEKCRQNNRIAQLQLYKQYCDGMYIVAMRFMKDSMEAEDIVQEAFVKAFSKLDQFKAEVTFGAWLKRIVINKCIDCLKSKKQHLQELDEVHLKVVDSNYENEWLVDDTITVDEVKDAIEKLPDKYQYVVMLYLVEGYDHQEISQILNITEIASRTQLSRGKSKLKALLTPIKNGTRS; from the coding sequence ATGTTACAATCTAATATTATTGAAAAATGTAGGCAAAATAATCGCATCGCTCAACTGCAGTTGTATAAGCAGTATTGTGATGGCATGTATATCGTTGCTATGCGCTTTATGAAAGATTCAATGGAAGCTGAAGATATCGTACAAGAAGCTTTTGTAAAAGCATTTTCAAAATTAGATCAGTTTAAAGCTGAAGTCACTTTTGGAGCTTGGTTAAAACGTATCGTTATCAATAAATGTATTGACTGTTTAAAATCTAAGAAGCAACATTTGCAAGAATTAGATGAGGTGCACCTGAAAGTAGTCGACTCAAATTATGAAAACGAATGGTTAGTAGATGATACAATAACAGTAGATGAGGTAAAAGATGCCATCGAAAAATTACCAGATAAATATCAATATGTCGTCATGTTGTATTTGGTAGAAGGTTATGACCATCAGGAGATTTCTCAAATTTTAAATATTACAGAAATCGCATCAAGAACTCAACTCTCAAGAGGGAAATCAAAATTAAAAGCACTTTTAACACCCATTAAAAATGGCACAAGATCTTAG
- a CDS encoding DUF2795 domain-containing protein: protein MYWTLELASYLSDAPWPATKDELIDYAIRTGAPLEVVENLQAIEDEGDSYDSIEEIWSDYPTDEDYLWNEDEY, encoded by the coding sequence ATGTATTGGACATTAGAATTAGCATCGTATTTAAGTGATGCGCCTTGGCCAGCAACAAAGGACGAATTAATCGATTACGCAATTAGAACAGGAGCTCCATTAGAAGTTGTTGAAAATCTACAAGCGATAGAAGACGAAGGCGACTCATACGATTCCATTGAAGAAATTTGGTCAGATTACCCAACTGACGAAGATTATCTCTGGAATGAAGACGAGTATTAA
- a CDS encoding serine hydrolase domain-containing protein translates to MIFLKQITLVCLISACFFSCKTDTNTANAEDTKNKYTRFIMDMKAEGLATGNILVYEDGKVVFKSSNGLRSINPIDSLNFKSQFRLASVSKQFTGMAIMKLKEAGEIEYDQNVNTILTDFPYDNISVRHLLHHISGLTDYERIIARNFVKEDTTKTYILGNDEVLKEFYRVNPKLDFQPGEKWEYSNTGYIVLASIVEKISGQHFRDFLKQKIFDPVGMRNTTLYSYQIDADSNMPNRVYGYRYGLNQKDLIINDYNIVNGVRGDDGIYSTLEDLYKWNMALVNHTIIPKDYLDEAWTPGKLNNGDATEYGFGWGLVSKPGEPIVVNHSGGWVGFATFLHNEVDAKNGFIILTNDSGENYRPILDNVRNMSDGKHYVMPRKSVYKEMAKRTYNTNVKDAIEFYHKVKTDTIGYVVSEGDNNWLGYAFLNENKPSDALAIFKLNIEEFPKSANTYDSYGDALLVKGDTLLALENFRKCFAMDSTLLYAKDKSKVLEAALKVK, encoded by the coding sequence ATGATTTTTTTAAAACAGATCACATTGGTATGTCTCATTTCGGCATGCTTTTTTTCATGTAAAACTGATACGAACACAGCAAACGCTGAAGACACGAAAAATAAGTATACTCGATTTATCATGGACATGAAAGCTGAGGGTTTAGCTACCGGAAATATTTTGGTGTATGAAGATGGTAAAGTTGTTTTTAAAAGTTCTAATGGGTTACGTTCTATTAATCCAATTGATTCTTTAAACTTCAAATCTCAATTTCGATTGGCTTCTGTAAGTAAACAATTTACAGGAATGGCTATTATGAAATTAAAGGAAGCTGGAGAAATTGAGTACGATCAAAATGTGAATACCATTTTAACAGATTTTCCTTATGATAATATTTCAGTGCGTCACCTCTTACATCATATTTCAGGACTCACAGATTATGAGCGTATTATAGCTCGAAATTTTGTAAAAGAAGATACTACCAAAACTTATATTCTTGGAAATGATGAAGTTTTAAAAGAATTTTATCGTGTTAACCCAAAACTAGACTTTCAACCAGGAGAAAAATGGGAATACAGTAATACTGGTTATATAGTCTTGGCTTCTATAGTTGAGAAAATTTCAGGACAACATTTCAGAGACTTTTTAAAACAAAAGATTTTTGATCCTGTTGGAATGAGAAATACAACTTTGTATTCTTATCAAATAGATGCAGATTCCAATATGCCGAACCGAGTGTATGGATATCGATATGGATTGAATCAAAAAGATTTGATTATTAATGATTACAATATCGTCAATGGTGTAAGAGGTGATGATGGGATTTATTCTACTTTAGAAGACTTGTACAAATGGAATATGGCATTAGTTAACCACACAATTATTCCTAAAGATTATTTAGATGAAGCATGGACTCCTGGGAAACTGAATAATGGTGATGCTACAGAATATGGTTTTGGATGGGGTTTGGTATCTAAACCAGGAGAGCCAATAGTGGTAAATCATTCAGGAGGATGGGTTGGTTTTGCTACATTTTTACACAATGAAGTAGATGCGAAAAACGGTTTCATTATTTTAACTAATGATTCAGGTGAGAATTATAGGCCTATATTAGATAATGTTAGAAATATGAGTGATGGGAAACATTATGTAATGCCAAGGAAAAGTGTTTATAAAGAGATGGCTAAACGCACTTATAATACCAATGTTAAAGATGCTATTGAATTTTATCACAAGGTGAAAACTGATACAATAGGTTATGTTGTAAGTGAAGGCGATAATAATTGGTTAGGTTATGCATTCTTAAATGAAAATAAACCATCTGATGCATTAGCCATATTTAAATTAAATATTGAGGAGTTTCCTAAATCAGCAAATACATATGATAGTTATGGTGATGCTTTATTGGTTAAAGGTGATACGTTGCTAGCCCTAGAGAATTTTAGAAAATGTTTTGCTATGGATAGTACTTTACTATACGCTAAAGATAAATCTAAAGTATTAGAAGCTGCTCTGAAAGTTAAATAA
- a CDS encoding DUF2911 domain-containing protein: protein MNTFLKRLLIFLSIVAIGLFLYSHFVEDIFSNRLSPKDTVEFKLNDLKLEVFYNRPSKKGREVFGALVPFNKVWRTGANEATTFETNKNLMVDGIYVPSGKYSIWTVPNDSVWKVMLNKKQYPWGVDEQMQPLWDPNYDLLEIDVATEHLDKVVEQFTIAFDNSTDDLKLTMAWDKTKIAVPLVVLKDKKE from the coding sequence ATGAATACGTTTTTAAAACGACTTCTTATTTTTTTGTCCATTGTAGCTATTGGACTTTTTCTTTATTCGCATTTTGTTGAAGACATTTTCTCTAACCGTTTAAGTCCGAAAGACACTGTTGAATTTAAATTAAACGATTTAAAATTAGAAGTTTTTTATAACAGACCTTCAAAAAAAGGACGTGAGGTTTTTGGCGCTTTAGTTCCATTTAATAAAGTTTGGCGAACTGGAGCAAATGAAGCAACGACTTTTGAAACTAATAAAAATTTGATGGTGGATGGCATTTATGTGCCTTCTGGTAAATATTCAATTTGGACAGTTCCAAATGATAGTGTCTGGAAAGTCATGCTTAACAAAAAGCAATATCCTTGGGGAGTTGATGAGCAAATGCAACCCTTATGGGATCCAAATTATGATCTTTTGGAGATAGATGTTGCCACAGAACATTTAGATAAAGTTGTAGAACAATTTACAATTGCATTTGATAACTCTACAGATGACCTTAAGCTAACTATGGCTTGGGACAAAACAAAAATTGCCGTACCTTTAGTGGTGTTAAAAGACAAAAAGGAATAA
- the secA gene encoding preprotein translocase subunit SecA, with product MSFLNSVLKVFVGDKAKQDVKALSPIVEQVKSFEGALEQLSHDELRAKTAEFKAKIAEARKPLQNEIDQLLKDAEDTDDIDKREDIYESIDKIKDDIYEVTEGVLNAIMPEAFAVVKETAKRFVHNTEIPVQASEFDRLVSGDKDYVTLQGDQAIWSNSWDAAGKAITWDMIHYDVQLIGGAAMHQGKIAEMQTGEGKTLVATLPVYLNALAGKGVHLVTVNDYLAKRDSAWMAPIFQFHGMSIDCIDYHQPNSEARRKAYRADITYGTNNEFGFDYLRDNMAHSPDDLVQRPHHYAIVDEVDSVLVDDARTPLIISGPIPQGDRHEFTELKPKVDDISNVQKKELVGVLAEAKKLIAEGDTKEGGFLLLRAYRGIPKNKALIKFLSEEGIKALLQKTENFYMQDNNREMPKVDAELYYVIEEKNNQVELTDKGVEYLSGKDNPDFFVMPEIGMEISKIEAKGLSKEEEAAEKEDLFREFGIKSERIHTLNQLLKAYALFEKDIQYVVMDNKVMIVDEQTGRIMDGRRYSDGLHQAIEAKENVKIEDATQTFATVTLQNYFRMYRKLSGMTGTAVTEAGEFWEIYKLDVVEIPTNRPIARDDRQDLVYKTKREKYNAVVDEVTKLSQAGRPVLIGTTSVDISELLGKILAQRKVPHNVLNAKQHKKEAEIVDEAGRSGQVTIATNMAGRGTDIKLSDEVKAAGGLAIVGTERHDSRRVDRQLRGRAGRQGDVGSSQFYVSLEDNLMRLFGSERIAKMMDKMGLEEGEVIQHSMISKSIERAQKKVEENQFGVRKRLLEYDDVMNAQREVVYKRRRHALHGERLRVDLANMIYDTSEGIATTNKEAEDFKNFEFELIRYFSMSSPISEAEFGKLSVQDLAGKIYKAAFEHYRQKMQRNAELAFPVIENVYLNQRDQYKRIVVPFTDGVKNLQVVTDLEKAYETKGTQLINDFEKNITLAIVDDAWKTHLRKMDELKQSVQLAVHEQKDPLLIYKFEAFELFKEMIDQVNKDVISFLFKGELPTETQNNIQEAKARKQEKLETQKDEIPNMDERAAQSRAAGNTQRQQEVVETIVRDKPKIGRNDRVTIKHVMSGENKTVKYKQAEPLIAKGEWVLIEE from the coding sequence ATGAGTTTTTTAAATTCAGTATTAAAAGTATTTGTAGGAGATAAAGCCAAACAAGATGTTAAGGCACTCTCTCCTATTGTAGAACAAGTGAAATCATTTGAAGGCGCTCTTGAGCAATTATCACATGATGAGTTAAGGGCAAAAACAGCAGAGTTTAAAGCAAAAATTGCTGAAGCTCGCAAGCCTCTACAAAACGAGATTGATCAATTATTGAAAGATGCAGAAGACACTGATGATATCGACAAAAGAGAAGACATCTACGAATCTATTGATAAAATTAAAGACGACATCTACGAAGTTACTGAAGGTGTTTTAAACGCTATTATGCCTGAAGCTTTTGCAGTGGTTAAAGAAACAGCAAAACGTTTTGTTCACAATACTGAAATCCCTGTTCAAGCTAGTGAATTTGATCGTTTGGTTTCTGGTGATAAAGACTATGTAACCTTACAAGGTGATCAAGCCATTTGGTCAAATTCTTGGGATGCTGCTGGTAAAGCCATTACTTGGGACATGATTCATTATGATGTTCAGCTAATTGGTGGTGCAGCAATGCATCAAGGTAAAATTGCAGAGATGCAAACTGGTGAAGGTAAAACCTTAGTAGCAACACTTCCTGTATATCTAAATGCTTTAGCAGGAAAAGGTGTCCACTTAGTTACTGTAAATGATTACTTAGCAAAACGTGATAGTGCATGGATGGCTCCTATTTTCCAGTTTCACGGAATGAGCATAGATTGTATTGATTACCACCAACCAAACTCTGAAGCTAGACGTAAAGCTTACAGAGCAGATATCACTTACGGAACCAATAATGAATTTGGTTTTGATTACTTAAGAGATAATATGGCACATTCGCCAGATGATTTAGTGCAACGTCCACATCATTATGCCATTGTCGATGAAGTCGATTCTGTATTAGTCGATGATGCACGTACACCATTAATTATTTCTGGACCAATTCCTCAAGGAGATCGTCATGAGTTTACAGAATTGAAACCTAAAGTTGATGACATTTCAAATGTTCAAAAGAAAGAACTTGTTGGTGTTTTGGCCGAAGCAAAAAAACTTATTGCAGAAGGAGACACAAAAGAAGGTGGTTTCTTATTATTAAGAGCTTACAGAGGTATTCCAAAGAACAAAGCTTTAATTAAATTCTTAAGTGAAGAAGGTATAAAAGCATTACTTCAGAAGACTGAAAACTTCTATATGCAAGATAACAATAGAGAAATGCCGAAAGTTGATGCAGAGCTCTACTACGTTATCGAAGAAAAAAATAATCAGGTTGAATTAACTGATAAAGGTGTTGAATATTTGTCTGGTAAAGACAATCCAGATTTCTTTGTCATGCCAGAAATTGGTATGGAAATCTCAAAAATTGAAGCTAAAGGACTTTCTAAAGAAGAAGAAGCTGCTGAAAAAGAAGATTTATTTAGAGAATTCGGAATAAAATCTGAACGCATCCACACACTTAATCAATTACTGAAAGCTTATGCGTTATTCGAAAAGGATATTCAGTATGTTGTCATGGATAATAAAGTCATGATTGTCGATGAGCAAACAGGTCGTATTATGGATGGTCGTCGTTATAGTGACGGTTTACACCAAGCGATAGAAGCAAAAGAAAATGTAAAAATTGAAGATGCGACGCAAACTTTTGCAACTGTAACCCTTCAGAATTACTTTAGAATGTATCGCAAACTTTCTGGTATGACAGGTACTGCGGTTACTGAAGCTGGAGAATTTTGGGAAATCTATAAATTAGATGTGGTTGAAATCCCAACCAACAGACCCATTGCTCGTGATGACCGACAAGATTTAGTGTACAAAACAAAACGTGAAAAATACAATGCTGTCGTTGATGAAGTGACCAAATTATCACAAGCAGGACGACCAGTATTAATTGGGACAACCTCTGTAGATATTTCGGAATTATTAGGTAAAATTTTAGCGCAACGTAAAGTTCCTCATAATGTCTTAAATGCAAAACAACACAAAAAAGAGGCAGAAATTGTAGATGAAGCTGGTCGTTCTGGACAAGTAACCATAGCAACTAATATGGCTGGTCGTGGTACTGACATTAAATTATCTGATGAAGTAAAAGCCGCTGGTGGTTTAGCTATTGTTGGTACAGAACGTCATGATTCTCGTCGTGTAGACAGACAGTTACGTGGTCGTGCTGGTCGTCAAGGTGATGTTGGTAGTTCACAGTTTTACGTGTCTTTAGAAGATAATTTAATGCGTCTTTTTGGTAGTGAGCGAATTGCTAAAATGATGGATAAAATGGGATTAGAAGAAGGTGAAGTCATTCAGCATTCTATGATTTCAAAATCTATTGAACGTGCTCAGAAAAAAGTAGAAGAAAACCAGTTTGGTGTTCGTAAGCGTTTATTAGAATATGATGATGTGATGAATGCTCAGCGTGAAGTGGTTTACAAACGTCGTCGTCATGCACTTCATGGAGAACGTCTTCGTGTGGATTTAGCAAACATGATTTACGATACGTCTGAAGGGATTGCTACAACAAACAAAGAAGCTGAAGATTTCAAGAATTTCGAATTTGAACTCATTAGATATTTCTCTATGAGTTCTCCAATTTCTGAAGCTGAATTTGGAAAGCTTTCAGTTCAAGATCTCGCTGGTAAAATATATAAAGCTGCTTTTGAGCACTACAGACAAAAAATGCAACGTAATGCTGAATTAGCATTCCCTGTGATTGAGAATGTTTATTTAAATCAGCGTGACCAATACAAACGTATTGTTGTTCCTTTTACAGATGGTGTTAAGAATTTACAAGTAGTAACAGATCTTGAGAAAGCATACGAAACCAAAGGAACGCAGCTAATTAACGATTTTGAAAAGAACATTACTTTAGCTATTGTTGATGACGCTTGGAAAACACATTTACGTAAAATGGATGAGTTAAAGCAATCTGTACAATTAGCTGTACATGAGCAAAAAGATCCATTATTAATTTACAAATTTGAAGCTTTTGAATTGTTTAAAGAAATGATTGATCAGGTAAATAAGGATGTTATTTCGTTCTTATTTAAAGGTGAATTACCTACTGAAACTCAAAACAACATTCAAGAAGCTAAAGCACGTAAGCAAGAAAAATTAGAGACTCAAAAAGACGAAATCCCAAATATGGATGAACGTGCGGCACAAAGTAGAGCTGCAGGAAACACACAACGTCAGCAAGAAGTTGTAGAAACTATTGTTCGCGACAAACCAAAAATTGGTCGTAATGATCGTGTGACAATCAAGCATGTTATGAGTGGTGAAAATAAAACGGTTAAATACAAACAAGCTGAACCCTTAATCGCTAAAGGCGAATGGGTTCTCATTGAAGAATAG